One segment of Carya illinoinensis cultivar Pawnee chromosome 13, C.illinoinensisPawnee_v1, whole genome shotgun sequence DNA contains the following:
- the LOC122292529 gene encoding cycloartenol-C-24-methyltransferase, which produces MSKPGALDLASGLGGKIDKEDVLSAVEKYEKYHVHYGGEEEERKANYTDMVNKYYDLVTSFYEFGWGESFHFAPRWKGESLRESIKRHEHFLALQLGLKPEQKVLDVGCGIGGPLREISRFSSTSITGLNNNEYQITRGKELNRVAGVDKTCEFVKADFMKMPFPDNTFDAVYAIEATCHAPDAYGCYKEIYRVLKPGQYFAAYEWCMTDSFDPNNSEHKKIKAEIEIGDGLPDIRLTGQCLEALKQAGFEVIWEKDLARNSPLPWYMPLDKSHFSLSTFRLTAVGRFITKNMVMALEFVGLAPRGSQRVQNFLAQAAEGLVEGGKKEIFTPMYFFLARKPLSGSQ; this is translated from the exons ATGTCGAAGCCAGGGGCACTGGATCTCGCGTCGGGTCTCGGTGGAAAGATCGACAAGGAAGATGTCCTCTCCGCTGTTGAGAA GTATGAGAAGTATCATGTCCATTATGGcggtgaagaagaagagagaaaagctAACTACACTGACATG GTTAATAAATACTATGATCTCGTTACCAGCTTTTATGAGTTTGGTTGGGGCGAGTCTTTCCATTTTGCTCCCAG ATGGAAAGGGGAGTCTCTTCGAGAGAGCATCAAGAGACATGAGCACTTTCTTGCTTTACAACTAGGCCTGAAGCCTGAGCAGAAG GTGTTGGATGTAGGATGCGGAATCGGTGGACCACTGAGAGAAATTTCTAGATTCAG CTCAACATCAATTACGGGGTTGAACAACAATGAATATCAGATAACGAGGGGAAAG GAACTCAACCGCGTTGCTGGAGTTGACAAAACCTGTGAATTTGTGAAG GCCGACTTCATGAAAATGCCATTTCCTGACAATACTTTCGATGCAGTATATGCAATTGAAGCCACTTGCCATGCCCCAGATGCT TATGGATGCTACAAAGAAATATACAGAGTACTGAAGCCGGGCCAATATTTTGCTGCATATGAATGGTGCATGACTGATTCTTTTGATCCCAATAACAgtgaacataaaaaaataaag GCAGAAATTGAGATTGGCGATGGCCTTCCTGATATCAGGTTGACTGGACAATGCCTCGAAGCTCTGAAACAAGCAGGTTTTGAG GTTATTTGGGAGAAAGATCTCGCCAGAAACTCACCTCTCCCTTGGTACATGCCTTTGGATAAAAGTCACTTTTCTCTAAGTACTTTCCGTCTAACTGCTGTCGGGCGTTTTATTACGAAAAATATG GTTATGGCCCTGGAATTTGTGGGACTTGCCCCAAGAGGAAGTCAACGTGTTCAAAACTTTCTGGCACAGGCTGCAGAAGGGCTTGTTGAAGGTGGAAA GAAAGAGATTTTCACGCCAATGTATTTCTTTTTGGCCCGGAAGCCGCTTTCAGGCAGTCAGTAA